GCATTTGCAGTTGCGCTTCCATTCGGAGAAATACAACTTGTATTTCCCGTAGAAGAAGCAGAAACTGAAAGCGCAGACGGCTGAGAAATATTTATTGCAGCAGAACTTGTACATCCGTTCGCGTCAGTAACGACCACAGAATAATTTCCTGCCGAAAGATTATTTGCACTTGAAGTTGTCTGACCATTGTTCCAGAGATAAGAGTACGAAGAATTTCCTCCCGATACGGAGACAGTTGCGCTTCCATTATTTCCTCCATTGCAGGAAACATTTTGAGAAGAAGCGACAGGAACAATCGCTGTCGGCTGCGTGATTGAAATTGTTTGCGTGCTTGAACATCCTCCTGCATCAGTCACAGTCACAGTATAATTTCCTGCCGAAAGCCCGGTTGCCGAGCTTGTCGAAGCACCGCTGCTCCACTGAAAAGTATAAGGAGGGTTTCCTCCGCTCACGCTTGCTGTTGCGTTTCCGTTATTTCCTCCGTTGCACGAAACATTATTCGCGTTCACAGAAATATTTCCTCCGCCAGAATTTGTAACTGAAGTCGTGTAAGTAAAAGATGTGTTGCAGTTTGTTGAAAGCACCACCGAGTAAGTTCCCGCGCAAAGTCCTGTTGCGGTTTGTGTGGTTTGTCCGCCCGGAAACCATTGATAAGAAAAGTTGGAAGCGTTTCCGCAGGAAGTTGCGCTCACGGTAGCGGAACCATTGCAGGCAGTGCATCCTGTAGCAGGAGTTGCGCTCACATTGATGGACATGTTGCTCGCAGGCAAATTTATTTCCGTGACGAAACCATTTCCGCAGGCATATAATTTATTGTTCGGTCCGAGCTTTAAATCAAAAACGGTATTTGTAAGCGTGTAGGTATTCACCAGCGTGAGCGCGGAATTATAAACTTTGATGGACGACTGCGCGCCTACATAAATATTATCACATTCATCCACCGCCAATCCTCCCCACTGAAATTTTGTTGCTGTGATATTCGTTACGCTCACCGATGCTCCCGTGTTTTTATCCCAGCGTTTCAAATCAGAACCATCGTATGTAAAAACATAACTCGGGCTCACCGCTAATCCGTTAAAACCATTCGTCATTGTGTATGCGATACCGGCTTCCTGAAAAGTATGACTCGTGGAAACAGAAAAACTAAGGGGAAGCAAATTCGGAATGGGACATTTATATAATTTATTATCGTAGGGAGAACTCCATCCGCTGCCGGCACAAAGCATATAGCAGAAATTACTGTTGTTGTCAACTCCCAAAAGCGCCATGTCATTGTAAGCGCTGGAAGCAGAAAGAACATTTACCGGTGTGATGGTGGTGAAATTTGTATCTATTACGGCTGACTGATAATTTGCCAGCGTTCCTCCGCCCGCTAAAACAATTTTTCCGATACAGCGATTATATTCTGCTCGCCAAACTTCATTCATTGTATTTCCAACTGTGTAACTTGCGCTTTGTGTTCCGGCAGAATTTATTTTCAGCACGGTTGCTCCCGCAAGCACATGAAATCCTTCAGCGATATAACTTGTTCCGCTTACCTCATCCACAGCAAAATCTCCATACGCATTTCCCGTGATAGACCATCCGAAATTATTCGGGCAATGAAAAATCCACTGAATGGCTCCTGCGCTGTTGAATTTAGTAAGTTGGAAAGGACCGTAAGAGCCGTATGCATAAACATTTCCGTTCAGGTCGTAATTCACATCGTATGCTTTGTTGGTTCCGGGAAAATTCGGATTGGTTGTCCATGGATCAATAACAATAGATTTGAGATTTGAGATTTGAGATTTGAGATTTAGTTCAAATGCAATTATGTTATTCTCCAAAATAAAATTTGAAGCAACCAATTCCCCACCTTCATAATAAGAAACAGGCGCGTAGTCAATAAATTTTCCCATGGAAGTTTTAATAACTGAGTTTCCTTTTTCATCAATGGAAATATTTTTGGCGCCTGAGTATTTCATCTTGATTATTGAAGCATCCGCACCCGGATGAAGAATGATTGAATATTTTATTCCGCTACTATCTTTCGGGAAAATATATTCCACATCAATGTTCGGATAAAGATTTTTGTAGATGATTTTTCTGAAAGCATGAGCAGTGATTGTTTTTGTTTCGGGATAGGCGCTTCCGTAGGTGTAATAAAAAGGAACTTCCTCTTCTGATTTTACTTCTGTATTTTCATTTGCGCCTAACCATTCAATACCGAGATGATGAATGGTTGGTTTTGATTTCTCACTTATATTTTCTCCGCGCTCCGCTTTTTCGCGTTCTTCTTCCGAAAGTTTTTTTACTTCGGTGTATTCATACTTCAGTCCGTTTTTGCTGAAGAAAATATTTACTCCACCGCTGTTCGCGCTGAATAAAACATCATCGGCAAACTGTCCTTTATTCTCCACAAAAACTTTTTGGTCAAATGCATTGGAAGTCCATTTTTGTTTTCCCGTATTTTGATTAGCAAAAATTATTGCTGGCAATAAAATAAAAGGGAGAAAAAATTTAAGAGTAGAAGTTTTCATAGCGTGTTGGGTTTAATTTCTACACAAATGTATTTCAGCCCCGCTCTTTTTCCAATTCGTTTCTGTTCTTTGATGACGGGTCTAACAGGAAATAAAAAAACCCGAGCGAGTGTGCACGGGTTTAGTGGCGATAAGAATCAGACAAAAAAACTACTGAATAATCATCTTCTTCACAACTGAATTATCTCCTGAATATATTTTCACTGAATAAACTCCTTTCGCTGCGTTCAGGTTTACAGTTTCCTGTTTGCTGTTTGTGTTTTGTTTCAATACAATTTGTCCGAGAGAATTATAAACTTCTATTTTATTAATTGCAAACTGCGAACTGCCAACTGTAAACTGACCAGATGTTGGATTTGGAAAAACATTCACATCATTGCTGAATGAAATTTCATTCACACTTGTTGGTGTGCAAACTCCTGATGAAAGCAAACTTGCGCGCGCTCCGGCAAGGCATATATTCATACGCGCTGACTGGTCGGCTGTAAACATATTCCGGCAATTATCATTTGTGTAATCCATGAAATCCATCCATGTGATTCCATTGCCGCCTGTAGTGCATCCATCGGTTTTCGGAAAGGTCGGACATGCGCCTTGCGTTGCCTGAACTTGTGTGGGTGTGTCATTGCAGTAATCGCTGTAAGTGCATCCGGAATTATTATTTGTGTCTCCCCACAAGTGATGCAAATTCAGATAGTGCCCGACTTCGTGTGTAGTTGTTCTTCCTAAATTATATGGAGCAACGGCAGAGCCCATCGTTCCGAAAGCATTGTAATTAATCAGCACACCATCCTTTGAACCTTTGATGAGAGAAGTTCCGCCAGGCCAGAAACCGAGACCGCCAAGAAAAGAACCAAGCGGACAAACCCAGATGTTACAATATTTAGAAGTATCCCACGGATCCTGTCCGCCAAGTGAAGTGTACCATATAGAAGTATCACCGGAAAATAAAAGCGGTGTGCCGAAATCAGTTTTGGTAGTTTGCGTGCGCGTGATTCCGTTTGTGGAATTTCCATTCGGGTCAGATTGCGCTAAACAAAATTCAATTTGAGGGTCAACAGCAATGGTCTGAAATGCAAGCGGAGTATTCACCGCGTCTGAATTCATCCTGCGGAAATCCAGATTCAGCACATTTATCTGCGAAACGATTTGAGAATCGGAAACATTTTGCTGAGCAGTATTCCACACCACATGCACCACCACAGGAACTGTAACAACCGCATGAGTGCTGTTGTTATATTTTGTTTTCCATTCAGCGCGGAGTTTTTCCTGTTCCGCCATTTGTTGGTCGTAGTTTGGATTTTTCGCGCGCGCGTTCATGATTGCATTTTCCAGTGCGCAGGTAAGATTTTGCTGCGCGAAAACGGATGAAGTAATGAACAGCATGAACGCGAAAGTTGTTTGTAAAATTTTTTTCATAGCAGGTTTTATTGGTTGGCGTTTTAATTTCTTCAGACAAATGTAAGCAGAGAAAAAAACACAGGCAAGTTTATTTCAATTATAAATAGCAGGTCTAAATCCTGTTATCTTTGTTTTGAAAATCTTACTGCATGTCAAAAACCAGTTCGCCCGATTTGTATGAGTTGATTCAGTCGCTGAGCAAGGCGGAGAAAAGGCATTTCAAAGTTTTTTCTGAAAAGCATGTGATTGGCGAAGGCAATAAATATGTTTTGCTTTTTGATGAGATAGAAGCGCAGAATGAATATGATGAAGATGCGCTCATTAAACAGTTCACGCATTTTCCTTCGCTGAAAAAAAGATTATACGACAGCATCATGCGGAGTTTGGCGGTGTTTTATTCCGAGCAAAGCACCGATGCGTGGCTATATAATAATCTTCGCTACATAAAAATTCTTTTAGACAAAGCATTGCTCGGGCAGGCGAAAAAATTAATTACGAAGACAAAAGAAATTGCGAAGCAGCACGAAAACTTCCCTGTGCTCTACGCGCTTTTCATGCGCGAACTCGAAATCATCCGCTCCGAATCGTATGTGGGCGTGAACGAAGAACAGTTAAATAAAGTTTTTGATGAACTATATGATTCGATGGAAGTTTATAAAAACGCGCGCGAATATCACCGGCTTGGTATGCAGTTTTTCATCCGCGTACGCAAAGTGGGTGGTGCGCGAAGCCAGTCCGACTGGAAAAAATATTCCGACATCCTGAAACATCCCCTCCTGAAAAATGAGAAGAATGCAAAATCACTTGAAGCGAAATTCAATATGCACATGCTCTTGTGCGGGTATCATTTTATGCGCTACGATTTCGCAAAAGCAAACACGGCAAACGACCGCCTGATAAATTTGATTGAAGAAAATCCGCACATGAAAGAGGAGCGCTCGTCTCATTATCACATTGCGCTTCAAAACCAGATTATCTGCCAGTACCAGATGAATGATTGCGAAAAAGCGCTCGGCACGATTGAAAAATACAAAGTAAAAATCCTGACGGACGATTTACCACATCACAAAAAAAGCAATGCGTTTTATTTTTCGAATGCGGTGGAATTATTTTGCCTTAACCGGATGGGAAAGTTCAAAGAAGCAGTTGAGCGCATTCCCCTGCTCGAAGCCGAATTGAAGAAATATGATTTCAAACCGTTGCACAAAGAATACGAATGCCTTTATCTCTGCGGGATTTCAAAAACATATTTTGGCGCGGGTAATTACAAAGAGGCGAATAAATTTCTGAACCGTGTGCTGAACGAAACTGCGGGTGATTTGCGCTCGGATATTCACTGCTTCATGCGGATTATCGGAATCATCATGCACTACGAAATGGGCAACCAGGATTTGCTTGAATACATGGTGAAGTGGGCGTATCGCTATCTTGCCAAGCGGAATAAACTTTATAAGTTCGAAACAATCATTCTCGAATTCATCCGCAAAAAAATTCAGAAGTTAAACACGCGCAGTGAAACTGTTTCCGCTTTCACTGCTTTAAAAAAAGAACTGGAAAAACTTTTGCCTGA
The nucleotide sequence above comes from Bacteroidota bacterium. Encoded proteins:
- a CDS encoding gliding motility-associated C-terminal domain-containing protein → MKTSTLKFFLPFILLPAIIFANQNTGKQKWTSNAFDQKVFVENKGQFADDVLFSANSGGVNIFFSKNGLKYEYTEVKKLSEEEREKAERGENISEKSKPTIHHLGIEWLGANENTEVKSEEEVPFYYTYGSAYPETKTITAHAFRKIIYKNLYPNIDVEYIFPKDSSGIKYSIILHPGADASIIKMKYSGAKNISIDEKGNSVIKTSMGKFIDYAPVSYYEGGELVASNFILENNIIAFELNLKSQISNLKSIVIDPWTTNPNFPGTNKAYDVNYDLNGNVYAYGSYGPFQLTKFNSAGAIQWIFHCPNNFGWSITGNAYGDFAVDEVSGTSYIAEGFHVLAGATVLKINSAGTQSASYTVGNTMNEVWRAEYNRCIGKIVLAGGGTLANYQSAVIDTNFTTITPVNVLSASSAYNDMALLGVDNNSNFCYMLCAGSGWSSPYDNKLYKCPIPNLLPLSFSVSTSHTFQEAGIAYTMTNGFNGLAVSPSYVFTYDGSDLKRWDKNTGASVSVTNITATKFQWGGLAVDECDNIYVGAQSSIKVYNSALTLVNTYTLTNTVFDLKLGPNNKLYACGNGFVTEINLPASNMSINVSATPATGCTACNGSATVSATSCGNASNFSYQWFPGGQTTQTATGLCAGTYSVVLSTNCNTSFTYTTSVTNSGGGNISVNANNVSCNGGNNGNATASVSGGNPPYTFQWSSGASTSSATGLSAGNYTVTVTDAGGCSSTQTISITQPTAIVPVASSQNVSCNGGNNGSATVSVSGGNSSYSYLWNNGQTTSSANNLSAGNYSVVVTDANGCTSSAAINISQPSALSVSASSTGNTSCISPNGSATANASGGTSTYIYVWSNGQTSQTANNLSSGNYSVTVTDANGCTATQTVSVAGPTPPTISVSGNTILCQGDQTILTASGGVVYSWSNGSTGAAVAVAPAVTTTYTVIGTDANGCTNTSTISVTVSPPPIANISGNTTICQGDFANLSASGGGNYLWSTGANTQNISVTSAGNYSVVVSVGSCSDTASVNVFVNPLPTANAGTDATIDMGQSTLLSASGGNSYSWIPPTNLSCSNCANPNASPPSTTTYTVFVTDVNGCSSSDEVTVFVKEPDCTDNLFIPNAFSPNGDGENDILHMHYNPYCVEKAQLRIFNRWGEKVFETTDITQGWDGTFGGERLNTSVFVYFFDATIINGSKISRKGNISLIR
- a CDS encoding T9SS type A sorting domain-containing protein, producing the protein MKKILQTTFAFMLFITSSVFAQQNLTCALENAIMNARAKNPNYDQQMAEQEKLRAEWKTKYNNSTHAVVTVPVVVHVVWNTAQQNVSDSQIVSQINVLNLDFRRMNSDAVNTPLAFQTIAVDPQIEFCLAQSDPNGNSTNGITRTQTTKTDFGTPLLFSGDTSIWYTSLGGQDPWDTSKYCNIWVCPLGSFLGGLGFWPGGTSLIKGSKDGVLINYNAFGTMGSAVAPYNLGRTTTHEVGHYLNLHHLWGDTNNNSGCTYSDYCNDTPTQVQATQGACPTFPKTDGCTTGGNGITWMDFMDYTNDNCRNMFTADQSARMNICLAGARASLLSSGVCTPTSVNEISFSNDVNVFPNPTSGQFTVGSSQFAINKIEVYNSLGQIVLKQNTNSKQETVNLNAAKGVYSVKIYSGDNSVVKKMIIQ